From a single Pieris rapae chromosome 17, ilPieRapa1.1, whole genome shotgun sequence genomic region:
- the LOC111002176 gene encoding heterogeneous nuclear ribonucleoprotein R isoform X5, with translation MAEGNGEISMEEVPGRDSDVYRTPDYRKLIEYGLDSKVAAKLDDIYKTGKLAHAELDERALDALKEFPSDGALSVLGQFLDSNLEHVSNKSAYLCGVMKTYRQKSRAGVQGAPALAASAQVKGPDENKIKQILARTGYTLDVTTGQRKYGGPPPGWEGGTPGAGCEVFCGKIPKDMYEDELIPLFERCGNIWDLRLMMDPMTGTNRGYAFVTFTTREATQRAVQELDNHEIKPGKTLRLKISVPNLRLFVGNIPKSKGKEEILEEFGKLTAGLVEVIIYSSPDDKKKNRGFCFLEYESHKAASLAKRRLGTGRIKVWGCDIIVDWADPQEEPDEQTMSKVKVLYVRNLTQDITEEALKEEFEQYGTVERVKKIKDYAFVHFENRDCAVKAMQELDGKELGGARLEVSLAKPPSDKKKKEEILRARERRMTQMIYGRGGFDWCSCSPVHGALRGRTPQPTPRPPQARGDYDYDYDYYGYGDYRGGYNEPFYRYDEFYFDYAGPPQPSAVRQPPNRAQPRFAPLCY, from the exons ATGGCGGAAGGCAATGGAGAAATATCTATGGAAGAGGTCCCTGGAAGGGATTCTGATGTTTACCGAACACCAGATTACCGCAAACTCATAGAGTATGGTTTAGATTCAaag GTAGCGGCCAAGCTCGATGATATTTATAAGACTGGAAAGCTAGCGCACGCTGAGTTGGACGAGCGTGCGTTAGATGCCTTAAAAGAATTTCCATCCGACGGTGCTTTAAGTGTTCTTGGACAATTTTTAGATTCAAATCTTGAGCATGTATCAAATAAAAGTGCTTATTTATGTGGAGTTATGAAAACTTATAG ACAGAAAAGCCGGGCGGGCGTGCAGGGCGCTCCCGCTCTGGCGGCCAGTGCGCAGGTCAAAGGCCCGGACGAGAACAAGATCAAACAAATCCTCGCACGCACCGGGTACACGTTAGACGTTACCACgg GGCAGCGTAAGTACGGCGGGCCTCCGCCCGGGTGGGAAGGGGGCACGCCAGGGGCCGGATGCGAAGTTTTCTGCGGCAAGATCCCCAAGGATATGTACGAAGATGAGTTGATCCCACTTTTCGAACGATGCGGCAACATTTGGGACCTTCGCCTCATGATGGACCCCATGACGGGGACAAATAGGGGTTACGCGTTCGTGACCTTTACGACGCGTGAAGCCACTCAGCGCGCGGTGCAAGAG CTCGATAATCACGAAATAAAACCAGGGAAGACTCTGAGACTTAAGATTAGCGTACCGAACCTTCGACTTTTCGTCGGCAACATTCCCAAGTCTAAAGGCAAAGAGGAGATACTGGAAGAGTTTGGTAAATTAACAG CTGGACTGGtagaagtaataatttatagttcGCCcgatgataagaagaaaaatagaggattttgttttttggaaTACGAGTCTCACAAGGCCGCGTCTTTAGCTAAGCGTCGACTTGGAACCGGTAGAATAAAG gTATGGGGCTGTGATATAATAGTGGATTGGGCCGACCCACAAGAAGAACCAGATGAGCAGACAATGAGTAAA GTGAAGGTGTTATATGTAAGGAACCTAACTCAAGACATCACAGAAGAAGCGCTGAAAGAGGAATTCGAACAATATGGCACCGTTGAACGAGTTAAGAAGATTAAAGACTACGCATTTGTACACTTCGAGAATCGAGACTGTGCTGTAAAG GCCATGCAAGAGCTAGACGGCAAAGAACTGGGTGGAGCCAGACTGGAAGTATCCCTAGCGAAGCCACCTTCGgacaagaagaagaaagaagaaatacTCCGTGCTCGAGAACGTCGCATGACTCAGATGATATACGGACGTGGCGG ATTTGATTGGTGCAGCTGCTCACCCGTGCACGGCGCGCTGCGTGGACGCACGCCGCAGCCCACGCCGCGCCCGCCCCAGGCCCGCGGGGACTACG ATTATGATTACGACTATTACGGGTACGGGGATTACCGAGGTGGCTACAATGAGCCATTTTACCGGTACGATGAGTTCTATTTTGATTACGCGGGGCCACCGCAACCGTCCGCCGTTCGCCAGCCTCCCAACAGAGCGCAACCG CGCTTCGCCCCGCTTTGTTACTAA